A segment of the Spiroplasma helicoides genome:
TATTGGCTATAAAGAGCATTTCTACTTTGGAAATAATAAAAAATTGGCTAATAATTTAGCCAATTTAGTAATGATTGGAGTTAAAAAAGCTACGTCATCTTAAACTGGGAAAAACAAATTCTACAGTTTTAAATAATAGCGCCGGCAGTAGCTGGCGTTTTTCAATTCAAAATTTTTTGTATTCTTTTATTATTATATCAATCTATATATCAATCTATATGATTATAAATTTCATCAATATTCATTTTGTTTGTATTAATGTGATTTAGATACTCACCTTTTAAACAACTAAAAAAATACTCTATTTCTCTATTATCTAAGGAATTGCCAACTCTGCTCATTGAAGTTTGACAATTCATTTGTTTTACCAATTCTATAACTTCATTACTAGAGTATTGAGAGCCATGATCTGAATGTAATATAAAATTTGATTTATTAATTTTATTTAAAGTATCTATAACTAATTGCGAGTTGTTGTTTTTTGATAAACATCATGATTCAATTTTTTTAGTTTTATGACTAATAGCTGCAGATAAATAGTAATTATTTCCTTCTACCAAACCCGGAATGTAAGAAACATCAGTAGCAATTATATTGTCTATAGTAGGATTATAATTGCGCTTCACTAAATCCTTAAATTTAGTATTAATATTTTTTGATTCTGCTTGTCTTTTTTTAATTCGGGTTTTAATTATAAAACCTCATCTTTTTAGATAGTGCCTTAAAGTTCTATCGTTGATTGACATATGTTTTTCTTTTAATAAAACACTTATTTTTCTGCTACCATATATAAACTTGGACTCCTTTAATATTTCTTCAACTGTGTTTTTTAAATTATTGTATTTATATCTTCTAACTTTTGGTTTTTTGTAAAATGTTGTTCTATGCATTGATATAATTCTTGCTTTCATACTTATGTTTAGAGATTTTATTTTGCTAATCGCATTTCTTTCCTTTTTATCTCTCTGACTTTTTATTCAATCT
Coding sequences within it:
- a CDS encoding IS3 family transposase; the protein is MSKNLTVEEWMKIIQIYKKQGIQIAEQEYRIIKAKQIKFSQFIKKRIKQKTYLVDNYGMKSLNRKKGSGRYKKRDDSDIPGIISDLTEEQKIEIIEDWIKSQRDKKERNAISKIKSLNISMKARIISMHRTTFYKKPKVRRYKYNNLKNTVEEILKESKFIYGSRKISVLLKEKHMSINDRTLRHYLKRWGFIIKTRIKKRQAESKNINTKFKDLVKRNYNPTIDNIIATDVSYIPGLVEGNNYYLSAAISHKTKKIESWCLSKNNNSQLVIDTLNKINKSNFILHSDHGSQYSSNEVIELVKQMNCQTSMSRVGNSLDNREIEYFFSCLKGEYLNHINTNKMNIDEIYNHIDWYIDWYNNKRIQKILNWKTPATAGAII
- a CDS encoding ASCH domain-containing protein — translated: MNTNIDKYWNKFIKEQNIEQNIGYKEHFYFGNNKKLANNLANLVMIGVKKATSS